The Actinopolyspora erythraea genome has a segment encoding these proteins:
- a CDS encoding alpha/beta hydrolase, producing MPRVIGRVGAILLLLVLTACSAGPSDRPAVAYRGEEQPGTGSPGTSEPRTVPPLGPSSRSALDWSDCTEATRRELAPGGPAGDLRFSCTHLLTSLDPPGAVRGGTTRLALLAAGSGDVPLVVVNDVRGEPGTVFAARLASELPEEVLREFRIIGMDRRGTGDSDPANCVPEREREDILRFDTRASDDSTLDDLLESVRSASQKCLLELERRAQAYDTRHTADDLEELRLQLGVPRLHAIGRGEGSRALSVYAHDHPDATGRMVFDGAPDPTLRTQAQLKRRVESAERTFDVFAENCGNSGGCPLGDSPRERLDALIERTRERSLPTDGAPLTSGELTRAVLHGLGDRQDWSRLAEAIAAAENGDGNPLAEFVRNSEAGADRLGQRMVTRCNDTMLRLPPERAANTAEEWVNSGPLFGGVFAQRLIRCSAWPRPQQALPSPGNVQLPRIPVIATENDPLTPATGSENAAAALSNGSTVNWLGSGHGALGRSECVTALVSDFLVSGEPPPRDAACPA from the coding sequence GTGCCGCGCGTCATCGGCAGAGTCGGTGCCATCCTGCTGCTTCTGGTGCTCACGGCGTGCTCCGCCGGTCCTTCCGACCGCCCGGCCGTCGCCTACCGCGGGGAGGAGCAGCCCGGCACCGGAAGCCCCGGTACTTCCGAGCCGCGAACCGTGCCGCCGCTGGGGCCGTCGAGCCGGAGCGCACTGGACTGGTCGGACTGCACCGAGGCGACCAGGCGAGAACTGGCTCCGGGAGGTCCCGCCGGAGACTTGCGGTTCTCGTGTACCCACCTGCTGACCAGCCTCGATCCGCCCGGTGCCGTCCGAGGCGGCACCACACGGCTCGCACTGCTGGCAGCGGGCTCCGGCGACGTCCCGCTGGTGGTGGTCAACGACGTCAGGGGCGAGCCGGGAACCGTGTTCGCCGCCCGCCTGGCCTCGGAACTGCCCGAGGAGGTGCTGCGCGAGTTCAGGATCATCGGCATGGACCGCAGGGGCACCGGGGACTCGGATCCGGCGAACTGCGTCCCCGAGCGGGAGCGCGAGGACATCCTGCGGTTCGACACGCGGGCCAGCGACGACTCGACGCTGGACGACCTGCTGGAATCGGTGCGCTCGGCCAGCCAGAAGTGCCTGTTGGAGCTGGAACGACGAGCCCAGGCCTACGACACGCGCCACACGGCGGACGACCTGGAGGAGCTGCGACTCCAGCTCGGGGTTCCCCGGCTGCACGCCATCGGACGCGGTGAGGGATCGCGCGCGTTGAGCGTCTACGCCCACGACCACCCCGACGCCACGGGCAGGATGGTGTTCGACGGAGCGCCCGATCCGACGTTGCGAACTCAGGCACAGCTGAAGCGACGTGTCGAGAGCGCGGAACGAACCTTCGACGTGTTCGCCGAGAACTGCGGGAACTCCGGTGGGTGTCCGTTGGGCGACTCCCCCCGGGAGCGGCTGGACGCCCTCATCGAACGGACCCGCGAGCGCTCGCTGCCGACGGACGGAGCTCCGCTCACCTCGGGTGAGTTGACCAGGGCGGTACTGCACGGGCTGGGCGATCGGCAGGACTGGTCACGGCTCGCCGAGGCCATCGCCGCGGCGGAGAACGGGGACGGCAACCCGTTGGCCGAGTTCGTCCGGAACTCCGAGGCCGGGGCCGACCGCCTGGGACAACGGATGGTGACGCGCTGCAACGACACCATGCTGCGACTTCCCCCGGAGCGGGCTGCCAACACGGCCGAGGAGTGGGTGAACAGCGGACCGCTGTTCGGTGGAGTTTTCGCCCAGCGGCTGATCAGGTGCTCCGCATGGCCCAGACCGCAGCAGGCCCTCCCCTCGCCCGGCAACGTTCAGCTGCCGCGCATACCGGTGATCGCCACCGAGAACGATCCGCTCACCCCCGCGACCGGCAGTGAGAACGCGGCGGCGGCTCTCTCGAACGGGAGCACGGTGAACTGGCTGGGCAGCGGACACGGCGCCCTGGGGCGTTCCGAGTGCGTCACGGCACTGGTCAGCGACTTCCTCGTCTCGGGTGAGCCACCGCCCCGGGACGCGGCGTGTCCGGCGTGA
- the msrB gene encoding peptide-methionine (R)-S-oxide reductase MsrB, translating to MDPVVGATPKVVKSEQQWREQLNQEEYAVLRNGATEAPYSGDYVEEKTQGVYECRACGAELFRSSTKFESHCGWPSFWDPSDSEAVLLREDRSHGMVRVEVLCASCHSHLGHVFEGEGYPTPTDQRYCINSVALRLEPDENA from the coding sequence ATGGATCCGGTAGTGGGAGCCACCCCGAAGGTCGTCAAGTCGGAACAGCAGTGGCGCGAGCAACTCAACCAGGAGGAGTACGCCGTGCTGCGCAACGGGGCCACGGAGGCCCCGTACAGCGGTGACTACGTGGAGGAGAAGACGCAGGGCGTCTACGAGTGCCGCGCCTGCGGCGCCGAACTCTTCCGCAGCAGCACCAAGTTCGAGTCGCACTGCGGCTGGCCCTCCTTCTGGGACCCCAGCGACTCGGAGGCCGTCCTGCTGCGGGAGGACCGGTCCCACGGGATGGTGCGGGTGGAGGTGCTGTGCGCGTCCTGCCACAGCCACCTGGGGCACGTCTTCGAGGGCGAGGGCTACCCCACCCCCACCGACCAGCGCTACTGCATCAACTCCGTCGCGCTGCGGCTGGAGCCGGACGAGAACGCTTGA
- the hemQ gene encoding hydrogen peroxide-dependent heme synthase, giving the protein MARLNYAELNETIRYTMWSVFRVRPGELPEDREKAGVTTRRFLEGVEESSDLVVRGLYDVSGMRADADFLIWWHASRIEDLQAAYSDFRRDTPLGRASEPVWSNVAVHRPAEFNKSHVPAFIAGEEPRAYVCVYPFVRSYEWYLLPDEERRDMLVEHGKEARDYPDVRANTVPAFALGDYEWILSFEADELHRLVDLMRHLRGTQARLHVREETPFYTGPRVGAEDLVARLP; this is encoded by the coding sequence ATGGCCCGCCTGAACTACGCCGAGTTGAACGAGACCATCCGCTACACCATGTGGTCGGTGTTCCGCGTCCGGCCCGGGGAGCTCCCCGAGGACCGGGAGAAGGCCGGGGTGACCACCAGGCGGTTCCTGGAAGGGGTCGAAGAGTCCTCGGACCTGGTGGTGCGCGGCCTCTACGACGTCTCCGGGATGCGCGCCGACGCCGACTTCCTGATCTGGTGGCACGCCTCCCGGATCGAGGACCTGCAGGCGGCCTACTCGGACTTCCGGCGCGACACGCCGCTCGGCCGGGCCAGTGAGCCGGTGTGGAGCAACGTGGCCGTGCACCGCCCCGCCGAGTTCAACAAGAGCCACGTGCCCGCGTTCATCGCGGGTGAGGAGCCGCGGGCCTACGTCTGCGTCTACCCCTTCGTGCGTTCCTACGAGTGGTACCTGCTCCCGGACGAGGAGCGCCGGGACATGCTCGTCGAGCACGGCAAGGAGGCCCGCGACTACCCGGACGTGCGGGCCAACACCGTTCCCGCCTTCGCACTGGGTGACTACGAGTGGATCCTGTCCTTCGAGGCCGACGAGCTCCACCGGCTCGTCGACCTGATGCGGCACCTGCGGGGGACCCAGGCCCGGCTGCACGTGCGCGAGGAGACCCCGTTCTACACCGGACCGCGTGTCGGGGCCGAGGACCTGGTCGCGCGGCTGCCGTGA
- the hemG gene encoding protoporphyrinogen oxidase, with the protein MSRVAVIGGGVAGMTAAYRLRELLGEHAEILVFDQAERAGGKLRTVRLADRGYDLGAEAFLARRPEVLRLAEELELDGELVHPGSASARVRAGGANRALPAGMLMGVPASGRAVSGVLSDSGVRAVEREPELEPPRLTGGDASVGDLLRKRFGHEVVERLVEPLLGGVYGGSADALGLRATMPALASALDAGAESLTAAVNAAMPEPTPPGTDKPPVFGAFRDGYDTLLSELRKRSRASFELGLPVRQLRPLRRGWSLSIGAAPSPRTLDVDALVLAVPPPAARRLLTEAVPRAAEGFGRIRLASMAVIGLALPSHVELPDASGVLLARGERHADGTPFTAKAFTFSSRKWPHLRGGGGQPLVRASVGRGDPADLRPDDGELVRRVSADLAELTGVPDAPLESRVVRWGGGLPQYGVGHREIVAEIEEAVSRTPGLAVAGAALHGVGVPACVATGESAAATIADRLGAS; encoded by the coding sequence ATGTCCAGGGTCGCGGTGATCGGCGGTGGCGTGGCGGGGATGACCGCCGCCTACCGGCTGCGCGAGCTGCTGGGGGAGCACGCCGAGATCCTCGTGTTCGACCAGGCCGAGCGCGCGGGTGGGAAGCTGCGCACCGTTCGGCTCGCCGACCGCGGTTACGACCTCGGGGCCGAGGCGTTCCTGGCGCGGCGCCCGGAGGTGCTCCGGCTGGCCGAGGAGCTCGAACTCGACGGCGAACTGGTCCACCCCGGCTCCGCCTCGGCGAGGGTGCGCGCCGGAGGTGCGAACCGGGCGCTACCGGCCGGGATGCTCATGGGGGTCCCGGCCTCCGGCCGGGCCGTCAGCGGAGTCCTCTCGGACAGCGGGGTCCGCGCCGTCGAGCGGGAGCCCGAACTCGAACCGCCACGGCTGACCGGGGGCGACGCCTCGGTCGGAGACCTGCTGCGGAAGCGGTTCGGCCACGAGGTGGTCGAACGCCTCGTGGAGCCGCTGCTGGGGGGTGTCTACGGCGGCTCCGCCGACGCGTTGGGGCTGCGTGCCACCATGCCGGCGCTGGCCAGCGCGTTGGACGCGGGAGCCGAGTCGTTGACCGCCGCCGTGAACGCGGCCATGCCCGAGCCCACCCCGCCGGGTACGGACAAGCCTCCCGTGTTCGGGGCGTTCCGGGACGGCTACGACACCCTGCTGTCCGAACTGCGCAAGCGCTCGCGGGCGAGTTTCGAACTGGGGCTGCCGGTTCGCCAGCTGCGTCCGCTGCGCCGGGGCTGGAGCCTGTCGATCGGCGCGGCCCCCAGCCCCCGCACCCTCGACGTGGACGCGCTCGTGCTGGCCGTTCCGCCCCCCGCCGCCCGCCGACTGCTCACCGAAGCGGTTCCCCGGGCCGCTGAGGGGTTCGGTCGCATCCGGCTCGCTTCCATGGCCGTGATCGGCTTGGCGCTGCCGTCCCACGTCGAGCTGCCGGACGCCTCCGGCGTCCTGCTGGCGCGCGGGGAGCGCCACGCGGACGGCACCCCGTTCACCGCGAAGGCGTTCACCTTCTCCAGCCGCAAGTGGCCGCACCTGCGCGGCGGCGGCGGTCAGCCACTGGTCCGGGCCTCGGTCGGGAGGGGGGACCCGGCGGACCTGCGCCCGGACGACGGGGAGCTGGTGCGCAGGGTGAGCGCCGACCTGGCCGAGCTCACCGGGGTCCCCGACGCGCCGCTGGAGAGCCGTGTCGTCCGGTGGGGTGGTGGACTGCCGCAGTACGGTGTGGGGCACCGGGAGATCGTCGCCGAGATCGAGGAAGCGGTCTCCCGGACGCCTGGCCTGGCCGTCGCGGGGGCCGCGTTGCACGGTGTCGGGGTGCCCGCGTGCGTGGCCACCGGCGAGTCGGCGGCCGCGACGATCGCCGACCGGCTCGGAGCGAGTTGA
- the hemE gene encoding uroporphyrinogen decarboxylase → MTDPTHVSNRRRLDDAPLLVAANGGTPEHTPVWFMRQAGRSLPEYRRVREGVPMLRACLTPDLVCEITMQPVRRHGVDAAILFSDIVLPLYAAGVGLDIVSGTGPVVNQPVRGAADVAALPQLEPEHVEGVSEAIRLLLGELGRTPLIGFAGAPFTLASYLVEGGPSRNHERTKALMHSDPETWHALLGKLAETTLNFLRVQVDAGVDAVQLFDSWAGALSPRDYVTYVQPHTSRILRGIAEYTGGEVPRIHFGVGTGELLGAMHESGADVLGVDWRVPLDTAVSRIERRGASRPVVQGNLDPAVLFADWQAVRGETERILAEGESAGGHVFNLGHGVLPDTDPEMLTRLVDFVHSHRG, encoded by the coding sequence ATGACCGATCCCACGCACGTCTCCAACCGGCGCCGACTCGACGATGCTCCGCTGCTGGTGGCCGCGAACGGGGGGACACCCGAGCACACCCCGGTGTGGTTCATGCGACAGGCGGGCCGTTCCCTGCCGGAGTACCGCAGGGTGCGGGAGGGCGTCCCCATGCTGCGGGCCTGTCTCACCCCCGACCTGGTCTGCGAGATCACGATGCAACCGGTCCGCAGGCACGGGGTGGACGCCGCGATCCTGTTCAGCGACATCGTGCTTCCGCTCTACGCGGCGGGCGTGGGGCTGGACATCGTCTCCGGGACGGGTCCCGTGGTCAACCAGCCGGTTCGCGGTGCCGCCGACGTGGCCGCCCTGCCGCAGCTGGAACCCGAGCACGTCGAGGGGGTCTCCGAGGCGATCCGGCTGCTGCTCGGTGAGCTGGGGCGGACCCCCCTGATCGGCTTCGCGGGGGCGCCGTTCACCCTGGCTTCCTACCTGGTCGAGGGCGGTCCCAGCCGCAACCACGAGCGCACCAAGGCGCTCATGCACTCCGACCCGGAAACCTGGCACGCGTTGCTGGGCAAGCTCGCCGAGACCACGCTGAACTTCCTGCGGGTGCAGGTCGACGCCGGGGTGGACGCGGTTCAGCTGTTCGACTCCTGGGCCGGTGCGCTCTCCCCCCGCGACTACGTCACCTACGTGCAGCCGCACACCAGCCGGATCCTGCGGGGGATCGCGGAGTACACCGGCGGCGAGGTCCCACGGATCCACTTCGGGGTGGGTACCGGTGAGCTGCTCGGGGCGATGCACGAGTCCGGCGCGGACGTGCTCGGCGTGGACTGGCGGGTTCCGCTGGACACCGCGGTGTCCCGGATCGAGCGGCGAGGGGCCTCGCGTCCCGTGGTCCAGGGGAACCTGGATCCGGCCGTGCTGTTCGCCGACTGGCAGGCAGTGCGCGGTGAGACCGAACGGATACTCGCCGAGGGCGAGTCGGCCGGTGGGCACGTCTTCAACCTCGGGCACGGGGTGCTGCCGGACACCGATCCCGAGATGCTGACCAGGCTGGTCGACTTCGTGCACTCCCACCGAGGCTGA
- a CDS encoding DUF3000 domain-containing protein — translation MTEMSAIPMVFRDAVETLKSPPPRREIELSEIRPPKRLAPWTHALAAEASGPEGTAVTARLVLLHDPDGQPSWDGVLRLVAYLRTDVGSDLASDPGVPELGWSWLAEALRSCRAEHTALGGTVTVTSSARFGEIAEPEQEHELELRGSWTPSDTDLSAHARAFQEMIGVAAGLPPVGVSVLGNRTTERRRHV, via the coding sequence GTGACCGAGATGTCGGCGATTCCCATGGTTTTCCGGGACGCGGTGGAAACGCTGAAGTCCCCTCCTCCGCGCAGGGAGATCGAGCTCAGCGAGATCCGCCCCCCGAAGCGGCTCGCACCGTGGACGCACGCGCTCGCCGCGGAGGCGAGCGGCCCCGAGGGGACGGCTGTGACGGCACGGCTGGTGCTGTTGCACGACCCGGACGGGCAGCCGTCCTGGGACGGCGTGCTGCGGCTGGTCGCCTACCTGCGTACCGACGTGGGCAGTGACCTGGCCTCCGACCCCGGCGTCCCGGAGCTGGGGTGGTCGTGGCTGGCGGAGGCACTGCGCTCGTGCCGGGCGGAGCACACGGCACTGGGGGGCACGGTGACCGTGACCTCCTCGGCCCGGTTCGGTGAGATAGCGGAGCCGGAGCAGGAGCACGAGCTGGAACTGCGGGGCTCGTGGACTCCGTCGGACACCGATCTCTCGGCGCACGCCCGGGCCTTCCAGGAGATGATCGGGGTCGCGGCGGGGCTGCCGCCGGTGGGGGTGAGCGTGCTGGGCAACCGCACCACTGAACGCCGCAGGCACGTCTGA
- a CDS encoding response regulator — translation MAAVGLGQAARTTPAGALPANMVPHPREELFTVLVVDDHPLLREAISSRLLQMGAGTVHEAASMAEAKARALATGPCDLAVLDLGLPDGTGVDLVTELRTQGWPRIVVLASSDDPYAVRAAFQAGAQAYLLKSASPTVVTDGVRRVLDGGVYADPNVAPVLAAGTRVPGTDNTPRELSAREIEVLQLVADGRSNKEIGETLNLSALTVKSHLSRIGRKLGTGDRAQMVALAMRAGVIR, via the coding sequence GTGGCTGCCGTCGGCTTAGGTCAGGCCGCTCGTACCACGCCAGCCGGTGCATTGCCGGCTAACATGGTTCCGCATCCGCGGGAAGAGCTGTTCACGGTGCTCGTGGTGGACGACCATCCGCTGCTCCGGGAGGCCATATCCTCCCGGCTGCTGCAGATGGGCGCCGGCACGGTGCACGAAGCCGCATCGATGGCCGAGGCCAAGGCACGCGCCTTGGCCACCGGTCCGTGCGATCTGGCAGTACTCGATCTGGGACTGCCCGACGGGACGGGTGTAGACCTGGTTACGGAACTGCGTACCCAGGGCTGGCCACGCATCGTGGTGCTCGCCTCGTCCGATGACCCCTACGCGGTTCGGGCCGCCTTTCAGGCAGGGGCACAGGCCTACCTGCTGAAATCGGCCTCACCCACAGTGGTCACGGACGGCGTGCGCCGCGTGCTGGACGGCGGGGTCTACGCCGATCCGAATGTGGCTCCGGTACTGGCTGCCGGTACCCGGGTCCCGGGTACCGACAACACGCCTCGCGAGCTGTCCGCTCGTGAGATCGAAGTGTTGCAGTTGGTGGCCGATGGTCGATCCAACAAGGAGATCGGCGAGACGCTCAATTTGTCCGCTCTCACGGTGAAGAGTCACCTGTCGCGGATCGGGCGCAAATTGGGCACCGGAGACCGAGCCCAAATGGTCGCGTTGGCAATGCGGGCCGGAGTGATTCGATGA